DNA sequence from the Marinilongibacter aquaticus genome:
ACAAAAATATCCTCTTTGTGCACAATAGCCAGCTCTTCTACCGAAACCTGTTTCAGGCCCTCCACATTTGGCTCGGGCATGTCGATCGGCGGGACAATCGGAGCCTGGGTCTTGTGGTTTTGTGGTTTTGCTGTTCGCAGCAATTTGTTGCCTTCGTTGATAAGAATCTGCTCGTCGATTTGCAGCAAACGGGCCACTTCTTGATAAAAAACCGCCCGCTTAATGGAATCAGGAATTTTTGTGATTGTCCCTACCAAATCTCCAATCAACGCAGCTTTTTTTACCGGATCGCCAGCCACGGCTTTCAAGTTCAATTCCGTTTTGAAACGGATGAAATCTTTGCCTTCTTCTTCAATATATTGTTTAAAGTGCTCTGAACCCGATTTACGAATAAAGCTGTCGGGATCTTCACCTTCCGGAAAAACGACCACACGCACATCCATATCCTCTTCGAGAATAAGGTCTGTTCCCCGCAAAGAAGCATTTATTCCAGCTGCATCGCCATCGTAAAGTACGGTGATGTTTCGGCTAAAACGACGGATCAACTGCACCTGCTCTTTTGTAAGCGATGTGCCCGAAGAAGCCACCACGTTTTCAATTCCCGCCTGATTCAGTGAAACCACATCGGTGTAGCCTTCCACCAAAAAACAATTGTCGAGTTGACGTATGGCGTTTTTGGCCGTGTAGATACCGTATACAATATGACTCTTGTGATAGATATCCGTTTCCGGCGAGTTCAAGTACTTGGGCGACTTGGGGTCTGGCTTCAAAATTCTCGCCCCGAAGGCAATTGGCTTGCCCGCCACATTGTTTATCGGAAAAATGACGCGTCCGCGAAAACGATCGATCGGCTCACGCCCTTCCCGCACAATGCTCAAACCGGCCTTTTCGAGAATCTCAAGCTTAAAGCCACTTTTCAACGCGTGCTTGGTGAAAGTATCCCAGCCCGATGGGCTGTACCCCAAATTGAACTTGGCAATGGTCGACTCATTGAAACCACGCTCTTTGAAATACGATTTCCCGATGCTTTCGCCTTCGCCCGAATGCAACTGTTCGCTGAAATACTTTTGAGCGAATTCACTCACGATGAACAAACTTTCGCGTTCGTTTTGGGCATCGAGTTCAGTGTCCGTCAGCTCCCTTTCTTGGATTTCTATGCCATATTTTTGGGCCAGCCATTTCAGGGCTTCGGGATAACTAAGCCCTTCCAAATCCATGATAAAACGCACAGCATCACCTCCACGGCCACAGCCGAAACATTTGTAAATCTGCTTGGAGGGAGAAACCGAGAAAGAAGGCGTTTTCTCGT
Encoded proteins:
- the dnaG gene encoding DNA primase, which gives rise to MIPQETVQQILQAADLIEVIGDFVSLKKRGANYMACCPFHNEKTPSFSVSPSKQIYKCFGCGRGGDAVRFIMDLEGLSYPEALKWLAQKYGIEIQERELTDTELDAQNERESLFIVSEFAQKYFSEQLHSGEGESIGKSYFKERGFNESTIAKFNLGYSPSGWDTFTKHALKSGFKLEILEKAGLSIVREGREPIDRFRGRVIFPINNVAGKPIAFGARILKPDPKSPKYLNSPETDIYHKSHIVYGIYTAKNAIRQLDNCFLVEGYTDVVSLNQAGIENVVASSGTSLTKEQVQLIRRFSRNITVLYDGDAAGINASLRGTDLILEEDMDVRVVVFPEGEDPDSFIRKSGSEHFKQYIEEEGKDFIRFKTELNLKAVAGDPVKKAALIGDLVGTITKIPDSIKRAVFYQEVARLLQIDEQILINEGNKLLRTAKPQNHKTQAPIVPPIDMPEPNVEGLKQVSVEELAIVHKEDIFVRDLVLHGHEVIEKDEETQEDVTLADYVLHEIGETEFHVPVLGQIFELYKKNYDDGRLLDTSFFTRHENPRIQKKVVDWLSPPYSFSPGWDKYEIYVPSYVSKLDDLSYKNILRLKKEKFEMRYKELSSELAGIENEDDQDILMDQMTKVKKVIQRLADQLGSII